One Phyllostomus discolor isolate MPI-MPIP mPhyDis1 chromosome 10, mPhyDis1.pri.v3, whole genome shotgun sequence genomic window carries:
- the HUS1 gene encoding checkpoint protein HUS1 isoform X2 — translation MVAKLARACTLRIRPQKLNFILADTAAGGGVSMWCELPQENFFSEFQMEGVSEESNEIYVELTSENLFRALKTAQNARSLKVKLTNKHFPCLTVSVELSSASNSSRMVTHDIPVKVIPRKLWKNLQEPTVPDSDVSIYLPVLKTMKSVVEKMKNISNHLIIEANLNGDLNLKIESELVCVTTHFKDLGNPPLAPKASTQDRDPEQMVEVHVDIRKFLQFLAGQQVNPTKAVCNVVSHRMVHFDLLHEDVALQYFIPALS, via the exons ATGGTGGCCAAGCTGGCGCGAGCCTGCACCCTGCGCATCCGCCCGCAGAAGCTCAACTTCATCCTGGCCGACACGGCGGCCGGCGGCGGGGTCAGCATGTGGTGCGAGCTGCCGCAG GAGAACTTCTTCAGCGAGTTCCAGATGGAGGGGGTCTCGGAGGAGAGCAACGAGATCTACGTGGAGCTCACGTCGGAGAACCTCTTCCGCGCCCTGAAAACGGCCCAGAACGCCCGCTCCCTCAAAGTCAAGCTCACGAACAagcacttcccctgcctgacgGTGTCGGTGGAGCTG TCGTCCGCCTCGAACAGCAGCCGCATGGTGACCCACGACATCCCTGTCAAGGTCATTCCCAGGAAGCTGTGGAAGAACTTGCAGGAGCCGACAGTGCCCGACTCTGAC GTCAGCATCTACTTGCCGGTCCTGAAGACCATGAAGAGCGTGGTGGAGAAGATGAAGAACATCAGCAATCACCTG ATTATCGAAGCGAACCTGAATGGAGATTTGAACTTGAAAATAGAATCTGAATTAGTGTGTGTTACAACTCATTTTAAGGATCTTGGAAATCCTCCATTAG CCCCCAAGGCCTCCACTCAGGACAGAGACCCCGAGCAGATGGTGGAGGTGCACGTGGACATCAGGAAGTTCCTGCAGTTCCTGGCTGGGCAGCAGGTGAACCCGACCAAGGCCGTCTGCA ACGTCGTGAGTCACAGGATGGTCCACTTCGACTTGCTGCACGAGGACGTGGCCCTGCAGTACTTCATCCCGGCCCTGTCCTAG
- the HUS1 gene encoding checkpoint protein HUS1 isoform X1, which translates to MKFRAKIVDPACLNHFTRVSCMVAKLARACTLRIRPQKLNFILADTAAGGGVSMWCELPQENFFSEFQMEGVSEESNEIYVELTSENLFRALKTAQNARSLKVKLTNKHFPCLTVSVELSSASNSSRMVTHDIPVKVIPRKLWKNLQEPTVPDSDVSIYLPVLKTMKSVVEKMKNISNHLIIEANLNGDLNLKIESELVCVTTHFKDLGNPPLAPKASTQDRDPEQMVEVHVDIRKFLQFLAGQQVNPTKAVCNVVSHRMVHFDLLHEDVALQYFIPALS; encoded by the exons ATGAAGTTTCGCGCCAAGATCGTGGACCCGGCCTGTCTGAACCACTTCACGC GCGTCAGCTGCATGGTGGCCAAGCTGGCGCGAGCCTGCACCCTGCGCATCCGCCCGCAGAAGCTCAACTTCATCCTGGCCGACACGGCGGCCGGCGGCGGGGTCAGCATGTGGTGCGAGCTGCCGCAG GAGAACTTCTTCAGCGAGTTCCAGATGGAGGGGGTCTCGGAGGAGAGCAACGAGATCTACGTGGAGCTCACGTCGGAGAACCTCTTCCGCGCCCTGAAAACGGCCCAGAACGCCCGCTCCCTCAAAGTCAAGCTCACGAACAagcacttcccctgcctgacgGTGTCGGTGGAGCTG TCGTCCGCCTCGAACAGCAGCCGCATGGTGACCCACGACATCCCTGTCAAGGTCATTCCCAGGAAGCTGTGGAAGAACTTGCAGGAGCCGACAGTGCCCGACTCTGAC GTCAGCATCTACTTGCCGGTCCTGAAGACCATGAAGAGCGTGGTGGAGAAGATGAAGAACATCAGCAATCACCTG ATTATCGAAGCGAACCTGAATGGAGATTTGAACTTGAAAATAGAATCTGAATTAGTGTGTGTTACAACTCATTTTAAGGATCTTGGAAATCCTCCATTAG CCCCCAAGGCCTCCACTCAGGACAGAGACCCCGAGCAGATGGTGGAGGTGCACGTGGACATCAGGAAGTTCCTGCAGTTCCTGGCTGGGCAGCAGGTGAACCCGACCAAGGCCGTCTGCA ACGTCGTGAGTCACAGGATGGTCCACTTCGACTTGCTGCACGAGGACGTGGCCCTGCAGTACTTCATCCCGGCCCTGTCCTAG